The Chelatococcus sp. HY11 genome includes a window with the following:
- the ugpE gene encoding sn-glycerol-3-phosphate ABC transporter permease UgpE — protein MPERVKKKRSWLSHAVLIVGILVVVFPIYYTFVASTLSLQQILRPPLQLVPGSHFLDNYYEALFGELGRVGGVNVWRLLINTSIVALAVAVGKIVISILSAYAIVFFRFPFRMTFFWVIFVTLMLPVEVRILPTYKVMVDLGLIDTYTGLTLPLMASATATLLFRQFFMTIPGELLEAARVDGAGPWRFFFDFVLPLSRTNIAALFVILFIYGWTQYLWPLLVTNSNDMNTIIIALRKMISYADADTQWHLVMVTTIFAILPPVAVVVLMQRWFVKGLVETEK, from the coding sequence ATGCCTGAGCGCGTCAAGAAAAAGAGATCCTGGCTCAGCCATGCCGTGCTGATCGTAGGCATCCTCGTGGTCGTTTTCCCGATCTACTACACCTTCGTGGCCTCCACGCTGTCGTTGCAGCAGATCCTGCGGCCGCCGCTGCAGCTCGTGCCGGGCAGCCATTTCCTCGATAATTATTATGAGGCGTTGTTCGGGGAGCTTGGGCGCGTGGGCGGGGTCAATGTCTGGCGCCTCCTGATCAACACATCGATTGTGGCGCTCGCGGTCGCGGTCGGGAAGATCGTCATCTCAATCCTGTCCGCCTACGCGATCGTCTTTTTCCGGTTTCCGTTCCGGATGACGTTCTTCTGGGTGATCTTCGTCACGTTGATGCTGCCGGTCGAAGTGCGCATCCTGCCGACCTACAAGGTCATGGTGGATCTCGGGCTCATCGACACCTACACCGGGCTCACCCTGCCGCTGATGGCCTCGGCGACGGCGACGCTCTTGTTCCGCCAGTTCTTCATGACCATTCCGGGTGAGCTTCTTGAGGCGGCGCGCGTGGACGGAGCGGGGCCGTGGCGGTTCTTCTTCGATTTCGTGCTGCCTTTGTCGAGGACCAATATCGCGGCGCTCTTCGTCATCCTCTTCATCTACGGATGGACACAGTATCTCTGGCCGCTTCTGGTCACCAACAGCAACGATATGAACACGATCATCATCGCGCTCCGCAAGATGATCTCCTATGCCGATGCCGACACCCAATGGCACCTGGTGATGGTGACGACGATTTTTGCCATCCTGCCCCCGGTGGCCGTGGTCGTGCTGATGCAGCGCTGGTTCGTGAAGGGCCTTGTCGAGACGGAAAAGTAA